One window of the Rhipicephalus microplus isolate Deutch F79 chromosome 2, USDA_Rmic, whole genome shotgun sequence genome contains the following:
- the LOC119170044 gene encoding ATP-dependent RNA helicase DDX39A — protein MADNDLLDYEEDEEQEQAAEETIPQVKKPTGGYVSIHSSGFRDFLLRPELLRAIVDCGFEHPSEVQHECIPQAILGMDILCQAKSGMGKTAVFVLATLQQLDPVDGQVSVLVMCHTRELAFQISKEYERFCKYLPAVRVAVFFGGMNISNDEKALADSCPHIVVGTPGRVLALVRTRKLQLRNVKHFVLDECDKMLEQLDMRRDVQEIFRATPHEKQVMMFSATLSKDVRPVCLKFMQDPMEVYVDDEAKLTLHGLQQYYVKLRENEKNRKLIELLDFLEFNQVVIFVKTVQRCVALAQLLVEQNFPAIAIHRAMTQEDRLSRYQQFKEFQKRILVATNLFGRGMDIERVNIVFNYDMPEDSDTYLHRVARAGRFGTKGLALTFVADEQDANTLNQVQDRFDVSVSELPEEIDISSYIEGR, from the coding sequence ATGGCTGACAACGATTTGTTGGActacgaagaagacgaagagcaGGAGCAGGCCGCAGAGGAAACCATACCGCAAGTGAAGAAGCCCACCGGAGGATACGTGTCCATTCACAGCTCCGGGTTCAGGGATTTTCTTCTGAGGCCCGAACTCCTGCGCGCCATCGTGGACTGTGGCTTCGAACACCCGTCCGAGGTACAACACGAGTGCATACCCCAGGCAATCCTGGGCATGGACATCCTGTGTCAGGCCAAGTCTGGCATGGGTAAGACCGCCGTGTTTGTCCTGGCTACTCTGCAGCAGCTAGACCCTGTCGACGGCCAGGTGTCCGTGCTCGTGATGTGCCATACCCGAGAGCTGGCCTTCCAGATATCCAAGGAGTACGAGCGTTTCTGCAAGTACCTGCCGGCGGTGCGCGTGGCCGTGTTCTTCGGCGGCATGAACATCTCCAACGACGAGAAGGCGCTCGCGGACAGCTGCCCCCACATTGTGGTGGGCACACCCGGTAGAGTCCTGGCCCTCGTTCGCACCCGCAAGCTGCAGCTGAGGAACGTAAAGCACTTCGTTCTGGACGAGTGCGACAAGATGCTTGAGCAATTGGACATGCGTCGCGACGTCCAGGAGATCTTTCGCGCCACTCCTCACGAGAAGCAGGTCATGATGTTCAGCGCGACGCTGAGCAAGGACGTCAGGCCCGTGTGCCTCAAGTTCATGCAAGACCCGATGGAGGTGTACGTGGACGACGAGGCCAAGCTCACCCTGCATGGCCTGCAGCAGTACTACGTGAAGCTGCGGGAGAACGAGAAGAACCGCAAGCTGATTGAGCTGCTCGATTTTCTCGAGTTCAACCAGGTGGTCATCTTTGTCAAAACGGTCCAGCGCTGCGTGGCTCTCGCGCAACTGTTGGTGGAACAGAACTTCCCCGCCATTGCCATCCACCGGGCCATGACCCAGGAGGACAGGCTGTCCCGCTACCAGCAGTTCAAAGAATTCCAGAAGCGGATCCTCGTGGCCACAAACCTGTTCGGACGGGGAATGGACATTGAGAGAGTCAACATCGTCTTCAACTATGATATGCCTGAAGACTCCGACACGTACCTCCACAGGGTTGCCAGAGCTGGACGTTTTGGCACCAAGGGGTTGGCGCTGACGTTTGTAGCTGATGAGCAAGACGCAAACACCTTAAACCAAGTGCAAGACAGGTTTGACGTTAGCGTCTCTGAACTGCCCGAGGAAATTGACATTTCCTCTTACATCGAAGGCCGCTGA